The Thermosipho melanesiensis BI429 sequence AAGTCATTGACTAAAAAATTTTTTATGATATATTTTTTATGAAAGCCTTCAAACAAAGGCTTATTGACAAATAAAAGATTATATGGTATAATATATACTGCGCATGGGAGTTCCGGCGTAGCTCAATAGGCAGAGCGGGTGGCTGTTAACCACTAGGTTGGGGGTTCGAGTCCCTCCGCCGGAGCCAAAAAAGTAAGTCAAGATCTAAAGAACGGAGCTAAGGCTCCGCTTTTTATTATCATTAATAATATTCTAACTCTCAAAGAAGAAATTAAATTTTTAACCTTTCTTCTTCTATATTCGTATATCCTTTTGCATTTGAAGTATATATCTTTGTTTTCTTCTTTAAGTTATCTTTATCTTTTCGTTTCATTGCTCGGTAATACGTACTCTTTGAAATACCTGATATCTTACACAGTAATTCTAAACTAAATCTTTCTTTCAATTCATTTATTACTTCAATTTTTTTACTATTTCCTTCCTCTTCAGCTCGTAATCTTTCCATCTCTTCTTCAAAAGATTCTTTCTTTGGTTTACCTCTTTTACATTCTGCTTCACCATACAAAAGATAATTCTTAATCCAAAGACGAACTCTATCTGGCGAAATACCCAAAAGAGAACCAATAGTTTTCTTAGAAAGATTTTCTTCAATGAAAAAATTGAAAAATATGTTCATTTGATATAATATCATTGGAAGAATACAGTTAAAAAAATAAAATACATATTGTTCCCGGTATTAGAAGATGTTAAAATAATACTAATGTATAAGGGGTGAGATAGTGTTTTTTTACATTTTTTTGATAGTATTTCTTTTAAACACTATATGGGATACAGTTTTGTCTATTTGGAACGTGAATTACTCATCACGCAAAACAACAGTACCTGAAGTTTTAAGAGATAGGTTTTCAGAAGAGTATTTAAAAAACTCAAGCATGTATTTGAAAGATGTTACTATGGTAAATGTAATCTTAAATTTAATTAATACATTAATCTCTTTGATTTTTATTTTTTGGGGATTTACCTATTTTGAAAATTTTGTTTTGAAAATTACAGATTCTCTAATTTTGCAAGGATTATTCTTTTTTGGCATTATCTGGATAATTTACAAAATCCTTTCCTTACCTACGGAGATTTACAGAAATTTTGTAATAGAGGCTAGATACGGCTTTAATACTATGACACCAAAAATTTTCGTTTCAGACTTTCTAAAAAGTTTGTTAGTTACAGCTATATTATTTATTCCATTAATAAGTTTTCTTCTTTGGATACTTGAAACTGATAACAACTGGTGGTGGAAGATATCTATATTTTTTGTTGGTTTTCAACTTTTGATGTTGTTAATTTACCCTTTGTATTTGGCACCACTTTTTAATAAATTTACACCACTTAAAGATGAAAAATTGAAGGAAAAGATAAAAGATATTTTAAAGAAAGCTTCTATAAATATCAGTGAAATATACGTTATGGATGCATCTAAGAGAACTAAAAAGAAAAATGCGTTTTTAACTGGAATGGGAAAATCTCGAAGACTAGTTTTGTTTGATACAATATTGAACTATCCTGAGGAAGAAATTTTAGCGATAATAGCTCATGAATTAGGACATTATAAATACAAGCACATCCCAAAATTGCTAGGATTAAATTTGATATTCTATACCTTTGTGTTTTACCTTGTAAATTTGGTTTATAACTATCTGGCAAAAGGAAATATTTTTAACGTTTCACAGCCATACTCTTTGTTTGTTTATTCTTTTTTATTTATAGAATCACTAATATTTTTCATGCTTCCATTATTAAACTACTTACAAAGAAAATTTGAATATCAAGCAGATGAATTTTCCGCAAAAGTTATTGGGAGTAAATACATGATATCTAGCTTAAAGAGGATAATAAAGGAAAATTTGATTAACCTAAATCCCTTACCGTTATATAAAATATGGCATTTCAATCATCCC is a genomic window containing:
- a CDS encoding M48 family metallopeptidase, giving the protein MFFYIFLIVFLLNTIWDTVLSIWNVNYSSRKTTVPEVLRDRFSEEYLKNSSMYLKDVTMVNVILNLINTLISLIFIFWGFTYFENFVLKITDSLILQGLFFFGIIWIIYKILSLPTEIYRNFVIEARYGFNTMTPKIFVSDFLKSLLVTAILFIPLISFLLWILETDNNWWWKISIFFVGFQLLMLLIYPLYLAPLFNKFTPLKDEKLKEKIKDILKKASINISEIYVMDASKRTKKKNAFLTGMGKSRRLVLFDTILNYPEEEILAIIAHELGHYKYKHIPKLLGLNLIFYTFVFYLVNLVYNYLAKGNIFNVSQPYSLFVYSFLFIESLIFFMLPLLNYLQRKFEYQADEFSAKVIGSKYMISSLKRIIKENLINLNPLPLYKIWHFNHPSPEERIKKLLQFSE